A stretch of Arthrobacter sp. NEB 688 DNA encodes these proteins:
- a CDS encoding DEAD/DEAH box helicase, whose product MPSPAERYAAAQARSRRERSELGRFVAALDFPLDDFQLQACEAVESGQGVLVAAPTGAGKTIVGEFAVHLALATGRKAFYTTPIKALSNQKYHDLVRVHGAENVGLLTGDSSVNGEAPVVVMTTEVLRNMMYGGSSTLTGLGYVVMDEVHYLADRFRGAVWEEVIIHLPESVQVVSLSATVSNAEEFGAWLAEVRGNHEVVVSEHRPVPLFQHMLVGTTMFDLFAGNRVNPDLLHAIRSAEQRGRHTEDARRLGGPTGGGHRGGRGRRDHQAPRGPGGGAGGRGFARGSRPAGGATRAEVVLDLEREGLLPAITFIFSRVGCEAAVGQLLSAGVRLVPEREGERIRRHVEERVESLADEDLGVLGFWDFLEGLSRGFAAHHAGMLPLFREIVEELFTDGRIRAVFATETLALGINMPARTVVLEKLVKYNGEAHVDITPAEYTQLTGRAGRRGIDVEGHAVVQWTRGMDPMAVGGLASTRTYPLRSSFRPTYNMAVNLVRQVGRETTRELLETSFAQFQADRAVVGLATQLRKNEDGLDGYAEAMHCDFGDFREYARIRRELADAEKDGRKARAASRRAEAAVSMEALRVGDVIRIPAGRRAGWAVVVQPARTAKGAPTGPAVVTEDKQFRRLTLVDVPEPVEAMAHVAVPKHFNPKSPKSRRDLATALRVATPHGLEDAPSRRGRTDVTAADTDLTDHLRRQLREHPCHQCPRREEHARWAERWWRLKRETTGLQRRVEGRTNTVARTFDRICEALESLGYLAEQGTVVTERGERLRRLYTEKDLLAAECLRHDVWKRLDAPGLAAAVSALVHEPRHEEADVSPRMPNDDVAEAVREMERLWAGIEVLETEHDLPTTSMPDGGMAWMVHRWASGGRLDDVLRGQDMAAGDFVRRCKQLVDLLDQIGDAATDTQLRRTARTAVDAVMRGVVAADRLD is encoded by the coding sequence ATGCCCAGTCCCGCCGAGCGGTACGCCGCGGCCCAGGCGCGGTCCCGACGGGAACGGTCCGAGCTCGGCCGCTTCGTCGCCGCCCTCGACTTCCCCCTCGACGACTTCCAGCTCCAGGCCTGCGAGGCCGTCGAGTCGGGCCAGGGCGTCCTCGTCGCCGCCCCGACGGGCGCCGGCAAGACGATCGTCGGCGAGTTCGCCGTGCACCTGGCCCTCGCCACCGGGCGGAAGGCGTTCTACACGACGCCGATCAAGGCCCTCTCGAACCAGAAGTACCACGACCTCGTGCGCGTGCACGGCGCCGAGAACGTCGGCCTGCTGACCGGCGACAGCTCGGTCAACGGCGAGGCCCCCGTCGTCGTCATGACGACCGAGGTGCTGCGCAACATGATGTACGGCGGCTCCTCGACCCTCACCGGGCTCGGCTACGTCGTCATGGACGAGGTGCACTACCTCGCCGACCGCTTCCGCGGCGCCGTCTGGGAGGAGGTCATCATCCACCTGCCCGAGTCGGTGCAGGTCGTCTCCCTCTCGGCGACGGTGAGCAACGCCGAGGAGTTCGGCGCCTGGCTGGCCGAGGTGCGCGGCAACCACGAGGTCGTCGTCTCGGAGCACCGGCCGGTGCCCCTGTTCCAGCACATGCTCGTCGGCACGACGATGTTCGACCTCTTCGCGGGCAACCGGGTCAACCCCGACCTGCTCCACGCGATCCGCAGCGCCGAGCAGCGCGGCCGGCACACCGAGGACGCGCGCCGGCTCGGCGGGCCCACGGGCGGCGGCCACCGCGGCGGCCGGGGGCGGCGCGACCACCAGGCCCCGCGCGGTCCCGGTGGGGGAGCGGGCGGCCGCGGGTTCGCGCGCGGCAGCCGTCCGGCGGGTGGCGCCACCCGCGCCGAGGTCGTCCTCGACCTCGAGCGCGAGGGCCTGCTCCCGGCGATCACCTTCATCTTCAGCCGGGTCGGCTGCGAGGCCGCCGTCGGGCAGCTGCTCTCGGCCGGGGTCCGCCTCGTCCCCGAGCGCGAGGGCGAGCGCATCCGCCGGCACGTCGAGGAGCGGGTCGAGTCGCTGGCCGACGAGGACCTCGGGGTCCTCGGCTTCTGGGACTTCCTCGAGGGGCTGAGCCGCGGCTTCGCGGCGCACCACGCCGGGATGCTCCCGCTCTTCCGCGAGATCGTCGAGGAGCTGTTCACCGACGGTCGCATCCGCGCCGTGTTCGCCACCGAGACACTGGCCCTCGGCATCAACATGCCCGCGCGCACGGTCGTCCTCGAGAAGCTCGTCAAGTACAACGGCGAGGCCCACGTCGACATCACGCCCGCCGAGTACACGCAGCTGACCGGGCGCGCCGGGCGCCGGGGCATCGACGTCGAGGGGCACGCGGTCGTCCAGTGGACCCGGGGGATGGACCCGATGGCCGTCGGCGGTCTCGCGTCGACCCGTACCTACCCGCTGCGCTCGAGCTTCCGGCCCACGTACAACATGGCCGTCAACCTCGTCCGGCAGGTCGGCCGCGAGACGACCCGCGAGCTGCTCGAGACCTCCTTCGCGCAGTTCCAGGCCGACCGCGCCGTCGTCGGGCTCGCGACCCAGCTGCGCAAGAACGAGGACGGCCTCGACGGCTACGCCGAGGCGATGCACTGCGACTTCGGCGACTTCCGCGAGTACGCCCGCATCCGCCGCGAGCTCGCCGACGCCGAGAAGGACGGTCGCAAGGCCCGGGCCGCGTCACGCCGGGCCGAGGCCGCGGTGTCGATGGAGGCGCTGCGCGTCGGCGACGTCATCCGCATCCCCGCCGGGCGACGGGCCGGGTGGGCGGTCGTCGTCCAGCCGGCCCGCACCGCCAAGGGCGCGCCGACCGGGCCGGCGGTCGTCACCGAGGACAAGCAGTTCCGGCGGCTGACCCTCGTCGACGTGCCCGAGCCGGTCGAGGCGATGGCCCACGTGGCCGTGCCGAAGCACTTCAACCCGAAGTCGCCGAAGTCGCGCCGCGACCTGGCCACCGCCCTGCGCGTCGCGACGCCGCACGGCCTCGAGGACGCGCCCTCGCGCCGCGGCCGCACCGACGTCACCGCGGCGGACACCGACCTGACCGACCACCTGCGCCGGCAGCTGCGCGAGCACCCCTGCCACCAGTGCCCCCGGCGCGAGGAGCACGCCCGGTGGGCCGAGCGCTGGTGGCGCCTCAAGCGCGAGACGACCGGCCTGCAGCGGCGGGTCGAGGGGCGCACCAACACCGTGGCCCGGACCTTCGACCGCATCTGCGAGGCGCTGGAGTCCCTCGGCTACCTCGCCGAGCAGGGCACGGTCGTCACCGAGCGCGGGGAGCGGCTGCGCCGGCTCTACACCGAGAAGGACCTGCTGGCCGCCGAGTGCCTGCGCCACGACGTGTGGAAGCGCCTCGACGCCCCGGGGCTGGCGGCGGCCGTCTCCGCCCTGGTCCACGAGCCGCGGCACGAGGAGGCCGACGTCTCGCCGCGGATGCCGAACGACGACGTCGCCGAGGCCGTGCGCGAGATGGAGCGCCTCTGGGCCGGCATCGAGGTGCTCGAGACCGAGCACGACCTGCCGACCACCTCGATGCCCGACGGCGGCATGGCGTGGATGGTGCACCGCTGGGCGTCCGGCGGGCGGCTCGACGACGTGCTGCGCGGCCAGGACATGGCCGCCGGCGACTTCGTGCGCCGCTGCAAGCAGCTCGTCGACCTGCTCGACCAGATCGGTGACGCCGCCACCGACACCCAGCTGCGCCGCACGGCGCGCACGGCGGTCGACGCGGTGATGCGCGGCGTCGTCGCGGCCGACCGCCTCGACTGA
- a CDS encoding YegS/Rv2252/BmrU family lipid kinase produces the protein MPRLGLVVNPTSGRNTGARVGVEALTLLRAAGAEVVDLSAADAAGALAHGRAAVAERSVDALVVAGGDGMVHLGANLVAGTGIPLGIVAAGTGNDIARELGLPVRDAAAAVERILAGRTRAVDAARHVTPAGEERWFLGVLAAGFDAVVNERANQWRWPKGRMRYNLAIVRELPVFRPIPYALTLDGERHETEAMLVAVGNGPSYGGGMRVTPDARFDDGLLDVLVLHRLPVPEFLRVFPKVFSGAHVGHPAVEVLRARRVTLEATGIVAYADGERFGPLPLEVEAVPGAVSVLA, from the coding sequence ATGCCGCGCCTCGGCCTCGTCGTCAACCCCACGTCGGGCAGGAACACCGGCGCCCGCGTGGGCGTCGAGGCCCTGACCCTCCTGCGGGCCGCCGGCGCCGAGGTCGTCGACCTCTCGGCCGCCGACGCGGCGGGGGCCCTCGCGCACGGCCGCGCCGCCGTCGCCGAGCGCTCCGTCGACGCCCTCGTGGTCGCCGGCGGTGACGGGATGGTGCACCTCGGCGCGAACCTCGTCGCCGGGACGGGCATCCCGCTCGGCATCGTCGCGGCGGGAACCGGCAACGACATCGCCCGCGAGCTCGGGCTGCCCGTCCGGGACGCGGCGGCGGCCGTCGAGCGCATCCTCGCCGGGCGCACGCGGGCCGTCGACGCCGCGCGGCACGTGACACCGGCGGGGGAGGAGCGGTGGTTCCTCGGGGTGCTCGCCGCCGGGTTCGACGCGGTCGTCAACGAGCGGGCCAACCAGTGGCGCTGGCCGAAGGGCCGGATGCGCTACAACCTCGCGATCGTCCGGGAGCTGCCGGTCTTCCGCCCCATCCCGTACGCCCTGACCCTCGACGGCGAGCGGCACGAGACCGAGGCGATGCTCGTCGCGGTCGGCAACGGCCCCTCGTACGGCGGCGGGATGCGGGTGACGCCCGACGCGCGCTTCGACGACGGGCTGCTCGACGTCCTCGTCCTGCACCGCCTGCCGGTGCCCGAGTTCCTCCGCGTCTTCCCGAAGGTCTTCAGCGGCGCGCACGTCGGGCACCCGGCCGTCGAGGTGCTGCGGGCCCGCCGGGTCACGCTCGAGGCGACCGGCATCGTCGCGTACGCGGACGGCGAGCGCTTCGGACCGCTGCCGCTCGAGGTCGAGGCCGTGCCGGGTGCCGTGTCCGTCCTCGCCTGA
- the tatC gene encoding twin-arginine translocase subunit TatC: MTLAEHFREFRRRLFVAAAAVLVGAIVAAVYYDEVFEFLADPFYEYARANPQNDISLNFGEATSALSNLISLSIFVGVVASSPVWLWQAWRFVVPGLTRKEKRVSLAFVGATVPLFLLGCGLAYVILPQSLAILYGLSPAGTSNIQQVSMYFSFVTRFILVFGVGFLFPVVLVGLNVVGAMPAARLIKGWRVAVVLIFVFAAVATPTADPFTMFVFAAPLTLLYFGAWFVCRILDKRKAANRPDWLEVDDTEASQL; the protein is encoded by the coding sequence ATGACGCTGGCCGAGCACTTCCGCGAGTTCCGGCGGCGCCTCTTCGTGGCGGCGGCCGCCGTGCTCGTGGGTGCCATCGTCGCCGCCGTCTACTACGACGAGGTCTTCGAGTTCCTCGCCGACCCGTTCTACGAGTACGCGCGCGCCAACCCCCAGAACGACATCAGCCTGAACTTCGGCGAGGCGACCTCCGCGCTCTCCAACCTCATCAGCCTGTCGATCTTCGTGGGCGTGGTCGCCTCGAGCCCGGTCTGGCTGTGGCAGGCGTGGCGTTTCGTCGTCCCGGGCCTGACCCGCAAGGAGAAGAGGGTCAGCCTGGCGTTCGTCGGTGCGACGGTGCCGCTCTTCCTCCTCGGCTGCGGGCTGGCGTACGTGATCCTGCCCCAGAGCCTCGCGATCCTCTACGGCCTCTCGCCGGCGGGGACCTCGAACATCCAGCAGGTGTCGATGTACTTCTCGTTCGTCACCCGCTTCATCCTCGTGTTCGGCGTCGGGTTCCTCTTCCCGGTGGTCCTCGTCGGGCTCAACGTCGTCGGGGCGATGCCCGCGGCCCGGCTCATCAAGGGCTGGCGCGTCGCGGTCGTCCTCATCTTCGTCTTCGCCGCGGTCGCGACGCCGACGGCCGACCCCTTCACGATGTTCGTCTTCGCGGCGCCGCTCACGCTGCTCTACTTCGGGGCCTGGTTCGTCTGCCGAATCCTCGACAAGCGCAAGGCGGCCAACCGGCCGGACTGGCTCGAGGTCGACGACACCGAGGCCTCGCAGCTCTGA
- a CDS encoding twin-arginine translocase TatA/TatE family subunit, with protein sequence MLIIVIFGWKRLPDAARSLGRSARVFKSEVDEMKRENEANKTPASSETVRGESLTTARPVDEVVTPDPHGNAVHERAPRTDNQSGPTV encoded by the coding sequence GTGTTGATCATCGTGATCTTCGGCTGGAAGCGTCTCCCCGACGCCGCGCGCAGCCTGGGCCGCTCGGCTCGCGTCTTCAAGTCCGAGGTGGACGAGATGAAGCGCGAGAACGAGGCCAACAAGACGCCCGCCTCGAGCGAGACGGTGCGCGGTGAGTCCCTCACGACCGCCCGTCCGGTCGACGAGGTCGTGACCCCGGACCCCCACGGCAACGCGGTGCACGAGCGCGCCCCGCGGACGGACAACCAGTCCGGCCCGACCGTCTGA
- a CDS encoding WYL domain-containing protein, with product MPPAPQETATARLARLLTMVPWLVNRQGIDLDEAAADLGVSTEQLEADLQLLFLCGYGQMPDELIEADWEGGRVFLGNADSIARPLRLGVDEAVTLIVGLRALREVPGLDERDAVDRALAKLEAAAGEAADPASRVLAEVADGTSADLLARARTALATRRRVHLRYLVPARDEATERDVDPMRVVGIDGRWYLEGWCHRAEDTRLFRLDRVEELTVLDVDGTPPPQATERDLSEGTFRPAPDDLVVTLRLLPGATWVSDYYPVESLEEVPAAEGGGQLVRIATADTAWLHRLLRRLGGRGYVTEPADVVAEVREGAAAALAGYPTLRAGRER from the coding sequence ATGCCGCCCGCACCCCAGGAGACCGCGACCGCGCGGCTCGCCCGCCTGCTGACGATGGTCCCGTGGCTGGTCAACCGGCAGGGCATCGACCTCGACGAGGCGGCCGCCGACCTCGGCGTCAGCACCGAGCAGCTCGAAGCCGACCTCCAGCTGCTCTTCCTCTGCGGCTACGGCCAGATGCCCGACGAGCTCATCGAGGCGGACTGGGAGGGCGGCCGGGTCTTCCTCGGCAACGCCGACTCCATCGCCCGCCCGCTGCGCCTGGGCGTCGACGAGGCCGTGACGCTCATCGTCGGGCTGCGCGCGCTGCGCGAGGTCCCGGGCCTCGACGAGCGCGACGCCGTCGACCGCGCCCTCGCCAAGCTCGAGGCCGCCGCCGGCGAGGCCGCCGACCCCGCGAGCCGGGTGCTCGCCGAGGTCGCCGACGGCACCTCGGCCGACCTGCTGGCCCGGGCGCGCACCGCCCTCGCGACCCGGCGCCGGGTGCACCTGCGCTACCTCGTCCCGGCCCGCGACGAGGCCACCGAGCGAGACGTCGACCCCATGCGCGTCGTCGGCATCGACGGCCGCTGGTACCTCGAGGGCTGGTGCCACCGCGCCGAGGACACCCGGCTGTTCCGGCTCGACCGGGTCGAGGAGCTGACCGTCCTCGACGTCGACGGCACCCCGCCGCCGCAGGCCACCGAGCGCGACCTCTCCGAGGGCACCTTCCGCCCCGCGCCGGACGACCTCGTCGTCACCCTGCGCCTGCTCCCCGGGGCCACCTGGGTCTCGGACTACTACCCGGTCGAGTCGCTCGAGGAGGTGCCGGCCGCCGAGGGCGGCGGGCAGCTCGTGCGCATCGCGACGGCCGACACCGCGTGGCTGCACCGGCTGCTGCGGCGCCTCGGCGGGCGCGGGTACGTCACCGAGCCGGCCGACGTCGTCGCCGAGGTGCGCGAGGGCGCGGCCGCGGCCCTCGCCGGCTACCCGACGCTCCGCGCCGGCCGGGAGCGCTGA
- a CDS encoding WYL domain-containing protein, giving the protein MSSQSGGGAPSAAQVKTERLLNLVLVLLYARRPLAKAQIRQLVPQYGQSASTEAFERMFERDKDELRELGIPLVTEDIDAFHDDEPGYRIHQRDYALPDIAFEPDELAVLGLASRTWAQASLAGPAAQALRKLRAAGVERDTGALIGIEPRLRTAEPAFDAVKDAVLRRVPVSFTYRRPEAAEGVERRVRPWSLVSWHGRWYLNAYDEDREAARVFRLSRISGTVRRTGRPGSFEVPADHEPRAMVDGIARDSSQPSPAVLRVRVGAGHALRLRARTVGEVDDEWSLVDLDHGDLWAFADELAGYGADVVVEQPPELVDAVLERLRGALAAHGGGAA; this is encoded by the coding sequence GTGAGCAGCCAGAGCGGGGGAGGTGCGCCGAGCGCGGCCCAGGTCAAGACCGAGCGGCTGCTCAACCTCGTCCTCGTGCTGCTCTACGCGCGACGCCCGCTCGCCAAGGCGCAGATCCGCCAGCTCGTGCCGCAGTACGGCCAGTCGGCCTCCACCGAGGCCTTCGAGCGGATGTTCGAGCGCGACAAGGACGAGCTGCGCGAGCTCGGCATCCCGCTCGTCACCGAGGACATCGACGCCTTCCACGACGACGAGCCCGGCTACCGCATCCACCAGCGCGACTACGCGCTGCCCGACATCGCCTTCGAGCCCGACGAGCTCGCGGTCCTCGGCCTCGCGAGCCGCACCTGGGCGCAGGCGTCCCTCGCCGGCCCGGCCGCCCAGGCGCTGCGCAAGCTGCGCGCCGCGGGCGTCGAGCGCGACACCGGGGCCCTCATCGGCATCGAACCGCGGCTGCGCACCGCCGAGCCGGCCTTCGACGCCGTCAAGGACGCGGTCCTGCGCCGGGTGCCCGTCTCCTTCACCTACCGCCGGCCCGAGGCCGCCGAGGGCGTCGAACGCCGGGTCAGGCCCTGGTCGCTCGTGTCGTGGCACGGCCGGTGGTACCTCAACGCCTATGACGAGGACCGCGAGGCCGCCCGCGTCTTCCGCCTCTCCCGGATCAGCGGCACGGTGCGGCGCACCGGGCGACCGGGGTCCTTCGAGGTGCCCGCCGACCACGAGCCGCGGGCCATGGTCGACGGCATCGCCCGGGACTCCTCCCAGCCCAGCCCGGCCGTCCTGCGCGTGCGGGTCGGCGCGGGCCACGCCCTGCGCCTGCGCGCCCGCACCGTCGGCGAGGTCGACGACGAGTGGTCGCTCGTCGACCTCGACCACGGCGACCTCTGGGCCTTCGCCGACGAGCTCGCCGGCTACGGCGCGGACGTCGTCGTCGAGCAGCCCCCCGAGCTGGTCGACGCCGTCCTCGAGCGCCTGCGCGGCGCGCTGGCCGCGCACGGCGGAGGGGCGGCCTGA
- a CDS encoding DUF3866 family protein, with protein sequence MHWRAGTVAEEVRRGPGSVELAVDLEGSGERVRALAYTAVTGAPEPGERVLLNASALLRGLGTGGLAFVVARGDVLPPDPPAGPGHIVKARYTPLQQMLLAVDEQESPHHDMLAAADDLGGMPVVVADLHSALPAVVAGIQAVRPDATVAYVMTDGGALPAAFSRAVAGLRESGRLAACLTVGQAYGGDHEAVTVHTGLLAARHVVGADVAVVAQGPGNVGTGTRWGYSGVAAAEALHAADVLGGRPVAALRVSGADRRERHLGISHHSLTAYGRALYAAADVPVTTLPDPALDARVREQLQRLVATARARLTPVEVPVDGLAEALADSPVGLSTMGRGLAEDPAPFLVAAAAGSHAGSVSARP encoded by the coding sequence ATGCACTGGCGCGCCGGGACCGTGGCCGAGGAGGTCCGGCGTGGCCCGGGCTCCGTCGAGCTGGCCGTCGACCTCGAGGGGTCCGGCGAGCGGGTGCGGGCGCTGGCCTACACGGCCGTCACCGGCGCCCCGGAGCCCGGCGAGCGGGTGCTCCTCAACGCCTCCGCGCTGCTGCGCGGCCTCGGCACCGGCGGGCTCGCCTTCGTCGTCGCGCGCGGCGACGTCCTGCCCCCCGACCCGCCCGCGGGCCCGGGCCACATCGTCAAGGCGCGCTACACGCCGCTGCAGCAGATGCTCCTCGCCGTCGACGAGCAGGAGTCGCCCCACCACGACATGCTCGCCGCGGCCGACGACCTCGGCGGGATGCCCGTCGTCGTCGCCGACCTGCACAGCGCCCTGCCGGCGGTCGTCGCGGGGATCCAGGCGGTGCGGCCCGACGCGACCGTCGCCTACGTGATGACCGACGGCGGGGCGCTGCCCGCGGCGTTCTCCCGGGCGGTGGCGGGGCTGCGCGAGTCCGGTCGGCTCGCGGCGTGCCTGACCGTCGGCCAGGCCTATGGGGGCGACCACGAGGCCGTCACCGTCCACACCGGGCTGCTCGCGGCGCGGCACGTCGTCGGCGCCGACGTCGCGGTCGTCGCCCAGGGGCCGGGCAACGTCGGCACCGGCACCCGCTGGGGCTACTCGGGGGTGGCGGCCGCGGAGGCGCTGCACGCCGCCGACGTCCTCGGCGGGCGACCGGTCGCGGCGCTGCGCGTCTCCGGCGCCGACCGGCGCGAGCGGCACCTCGGCATCAGCCACCACAGCCTCACCGCGTACGGGCGGGCGCTCTATGCGGCGGCCGACGTGCCCGTGACGACCCTGCCGGACCCCGCGCTCGACGCGCGGGTGCGTGAGCAGCTGCAGCGGCTCGTGGCGACCGCCCGGGCCCGGCTGACCCCGGTCGAGGTGCCCGTGGACGGGCTGGCCGAGGCCCTCGCGGACAGCCCGGTCGGGCTGTCGACGATGGGCCGCGGCCTCGCGGAGGACCCGGCGCCGTTCCTCGTGGCGGCGGCGGCCGGGTCCCACGCGGGGTCGGTCAGCGCACGTCCATGA